From the Bremerella alba genome, one window contains:
- a CDS encoding DUF58 domain-containing protein → MAKTNIVSDLLSPELLAQLERMELVSRKVFRGRMKGERRSKRKGTSVEFADFRPYVAGDDLRFIDWNMYARLDRLFLKMFLEEEDLHFYTLIDASNSMDFGTPSKLTYAKQLAASLGFVGLCRTDRVRIETLGTPMRRPGPILRGRHSVWRMLDYLNGIEPGENVPLLEGAKNFCLRNSGKGILVLISDLMDKSGYEPALRFLSTQQMDVYVIQTLAPVELNPAEQIKGDLKLVDCEDGDIAEITVSRPLLDRYKRTLDAFVDGARTFCAKRGMAYMLANTDVPVSHLVSNYMRQRGLLR, encoded by the coding sequence ATGGCGAAGACGAATATTGTTTCCGATCTCCTCTCTCCGGAACTGCTGGCTCAGTTGGAACGGATGGAACTGGTCAGCCGCAAAGTATTCCGTGGCAGAATGAAGGGTGAGCGTCGTAGCAAACGAAAAGGGACGAGCGTCGAGTTCGCCGACTTCCGGCCTTACGTTGCTGGCGACGACTTGCGATTCATCGACTGGAACATGTATGCACGTTTGGATCGGTTGTTTCTCAAGATGTTCCTGGAGGAGGAAGATCTTCATTTTTACACGCTGATTGATGCCAGTAATTCCATGGATTTCGGGACGCCGAGCAAGCTGACCTATGCCAAGCAATTGGCAGCCTCGTTAGGGTTTGTCGGTTTGTGCCGGACAGATCGGGTCCGAATTGAAACACTCGGAACCCCTATGCGAAGACCTGGCCCAATTCTGCGTGGTCGGCATAGTGTCTGGCGGATGCTCGATTATTTAAACGGGATCGAACCGGGCGAGAACGTTCCACTTCTCGAAGGAGCAAAAAACTTCTGTTTGCGAAATAGCGGTAAGGGAATCCTGGTTCTGATTTCCGATCTCATGGATAAGAGCGGATACGAACCTGCGCTCCGGTTCCTATCAACCCAGCAAATGGATGTGTATGTGATCCAGACGCTCGCACCGGTAGAGTTAAACCCGGCCGAGCAGATTAAAGGGGACCTAAAACTGGTCGACTGCGAAGATGGTGACATCGCCGAAATTACTGTAAGTCGTCCTCTCTTGGATCGCTACAAGAGAACGCTCGATGCGTTTGTCGATGGTGCACGGACTTTCTGTGCTAAACGCGGCATGGCATACATGTTGGCCAATACGGATGTCCCGGTAAGCCATCTCGTTTCCAATTACATGCGGCAACGGGGGCTTCTGCGGTGA
- a CDS encoding vWA domain-containing protein: MTSLFINTLGPLGWTLLALVPPAIVALYFLKLRRQPLEVPSTFLWSRTIEDLHVNSLWQKMRQSLLLFLQLLFILLLILAVLRPGMDGEQQLLGDRFVFLIDNSASMGAKDEASGRTRLEEAKRRVEEMIDQMDSGDVGMVVTFSDRATVAQQFTDNQRVLSAKVAAIEPSEHTTNIMEALRVASGLANPGQSAFEEGDVQVADAKPATAYILSDGRFQTITDFSFGNLQPIYIPLGDEISSNVGILAFSTQRNPEKDDELQVFCRIARFGPEPTEVTVNLYFNDDLLDVARIPLDNEDGTGGAQFDLGSLDVGKLRLEVEHDDVFPADNVAYAAINPPERAQVLVVTEGNNYLRFSLATDQVRRIADVTLVTPDYLTGEDYPKEAASGRYDVIIYDNCIPETMPESNTVFFGQKPPVQGWVFQEARVLPQVIDVAQSHPVMNFVNLGNVSIYKASPLEAPPGSTVLIESDEGALMTIAPRKSFEDVVLGFAFLTSEDDKTFFNTEWTKRLSFPVFVKNLVEYLGGVRQGQGEFSIRPGENYAFRSSGFAKEVHIMPPSGRTRTIVPTADNLFSFGETGQLGTYEVREGNAKDVSRYFSVNIFDMQESEIQPKPEIETQWETIEGESAWLPMRREFWKWLVVIALLILLLEWYIYNRRVYV, translated from the coding sequence GTGACAAGTCTCTTTATCAACACATTGGGACCACTGGGGTGGACGCTGTTGGCTCTCGTCCCTCCGGCGATAGTCGCGCTATACTTTCTGAAGTTGCGGCGGCAACCATTAGAAGTTCCTAGTACCTTCCTGTGGAGCCGCACGATCGAAGATCTCCACGTGAACAGCCTGTGGCAGAAGATGCGGCAAAGCTTGTTGCTTTTCTTGCAACTGCTATTCATCTTGCTGTTGATTCTAGCGGTCCTGCGGCCAGGTATGGACGGTGAGCAACAGTTGCTCGGCGACCGGTTCGTCTTTCTGATTGATAATTCGGCTAGTATGGGGGCGAAGGATGAAGCGTCTGGCCGCACACGACTGGAAGAAGCAAAACGTCGCGTGGAAGAAATGATCGACCAAATGGACAGTGGCGATGTAGGGATGGTCGTGACCTTCTCCGATCGGGCCACTGTCGCTCAGCAGTTTACGGACAATCAAAGAGTGCTGTCGGCCAAGGTCGCTGCGATCGAGCCCAGTGAGCACACGACGAACATCATGGAAGCCCTTCGTGTCGCTTCAGGCCTGGCCAATCCTGGGCAGTCGGCTTTTGAGGAAGGGGATGTCCAGGTTGCCGACGCCAAACCGGCGACCGCTTATATTCTCAGTGACGGTCGATTTCAAACGATTACGGACTTTTCGTTCGGGAATCTGCAACCAATTTATATTCCACTCGGAGATGAAATCTCATCCAATGTCGGCATCCTCGCATTCAGCACTCAGCGAAATCCCGAGAAGGATGACGAGCTTCAGGTGTTTTGCCGTATTGCTCGCTTTGGACCCGAACCGACCGAAGTTACGGTGAATCTCTATTTCAACGACGACCTCTTGGACGTAGCTCGAATTCCCTTAGATAACGAAGATGGCACCGGTGGGGCTCAGTTCGACTTGGGAAGTCTCGATGTCGGAAAGCTACGCCTGGAAGTCGAGCACGACGATGTGTTTCCAGCGGATAACGTAGCCTATGCAGCAATTAATCCGCCTGAACGGGCCCAGGTGTTGGTTGTAACTGAGGGGAATAATTATTTGCGATTCTCTTTAGCAACGGATCAAGTTCGGCGAATTGCCGATGTGACGCTTGTAACGCCAGACTACCTGACAGGGGAAGACTATCCCAAAGAAGCTGCCAGTGGTCGCTACGATGTAATTATCTACGACAACTGTATTCCTGAGACGATGCCGGAATCGAATACGGTTTTCTTTGGCCAGAAGCCACCTGTCCAAGGGTGGGTCTTCCAGGAAGCCCGTGTTTTGCCGCAAGTCATCGATGTGGCCCAGAGTCATCCTGTAATGAACTTCGTCAATTTGGGGAACGTCTCCATTTACAAGGCGTCACCATTGGAGGCCCCCCCAGGCAGCACGGTACTCATCGAATCAGACGAAGGGGCGTTGATGACCATCGCCCCGCGGAAGAGCTTTGAAGATGTCGTGCTAGGATTTGCATTTTTAACCTCCGAGGACGACAAGACTTTTTTCAATACAGAATGGACCAAGCGGCTTAGCTTTCCCGTTTTCGTGAAGAACCTGGTCGAGTATCTCGGTGGTGTGCGGCAAGGCCAGGGGGAATTTAGTATTCGTCCCGGCGAAAATTACGCGTTCCGCTCTAGTGGGTTCGCTAAGGAGGTTCATATTATGCCCCCATCCGGTCGCACGAGAACGATCGTACCGACCGCTGACAACTTGTTTAGCTTTGGCGAAACTGGCCAACTGGGGACTTATGAAGTTCGCGAGGGAAATGCGAAGGACGTTTCACGGTATTTCTCGGTGAATATCTTCGACATGCAAGAGAGTGAAATTCAACCTAAGCCAGAGATCGAAACCCAATGGGAAACGATTGAAGGTGAATCTGCCTGGCTGCCTATGCGGCGCGAGTTCTGGAAGTGGCTCGTGGTGATCGCGCTGTTGATCCTGCTGCTCGAGTGGTATATCTACAATCGCCGCGTTTACGTTTGA
- a CDS encoding metallophosphoesterase, with amino-acid sequence MIHSLPYKQSLIDLGEYTCYLMSVLIPAIFLLWWMQQPLNPPVSVDKTVEYSSIYYLWMIYGFISVVAFFAASLLWVLYQRDAQIASAYFNERLLASFDFSDLAPQLLTSTSTQIASFIPGNEILRLEVDRKEIFLPRLPKELDGFTITHLSDLHLKGHMAEDFYRKVVDQANDLQSEMIVIAGDIFDRTECFAWSRTLAELSADCGVFFILGNHEIRTLDPSGCRKTLVDEGFIDVGGRHMTLSIRGYPVVLAGNELPWHTPAADMPSLDDSQFDRRPLKLLLAHTPDQIAWAKSFDFDLMLAGHNHGGQIRLPGIGAIVSPSWYGTRYSGGVFYFDPTLLHVSRGISGTSPLRWNCPPEITQLVLRQGNQT; translated from the coding sequence ATGATTCATAGTTTGCCGTACAAACAATCGTTGATCGATCTCGGCGAATATACCTGTTACCTCATGTCGGTGCTAATCCCTGCAATCTTCCTTCTATGGTGGATGCAACAACCACTCAACCCACCGGTTTCCGTCGACAAAACCGTCGAGTACTCGTCGATTTACTATCTCTGGATGATCTATGGTTTCATCAGCGTAGTCGCATTCTTTGCCGCGAGTTTGCTGTGGGTGCTTTATCAACGGGATGCTCAGATCGCTTCGGCCTACTTCAACGAGCGACTGCTTGCCTCCTTTGATTTTTCAGACCTCGCCCCACAGTTGCTGACATCGACAAGCACGCAAATCGCCAGCTTCATACCCGGCAACGAGATCCTGCGATTGGAGGTAGATCGAAAAGAGATATTCCTTCCGAGACTTCCCAAGGAACTGGACGGTTTCACCATTACACATCTGTCCGATCTGCACCTCAAAGGTCACATGGCGGAAGACTTTTATCGCAAGGTGGTCGATCAGGCCAATGACCTGCAGAGCGAAATGATTGTCATAGCCGGAGACATCTTCGATCGTACCGAGTGCTTTGCGTGGAGCCGGACTCTTGCAGAGCTGTCTGCCGATTGCGGAGTCTTTTTTATCCTAGGAAATCACGAAATACGAACCCTCGATCCCAGCGGTTGCCGAAAGACGCTCGTCGATGAAGGTTTTATTGATGTGGGTGGCCGTCACATGACACTTTCGATCCGCGGTTACCCGGTGGTCCTTGCAGGTAACGAGCTTCCGTGGCATACCCCTGCTGCGGATATGCCATCACTAGACGATTCCCAATTCGATCGGCGTCCGCTAAAGCTTCTGCTGGCACATACGCCGGACCAAATTGCATGGGCGAAATCATTTGACTTCGACTTAATGCTCGCAGGACATAACCACGGCGGACAAATTCGCTTACCAGGGATCGGTGCAATTGTCAGTCCAAGCTGGTATGGCACTCGGTACTCGGGCGGCGTGTTCTACTTCGACCCTACGCTGTTGCACGTCAGTCGAGGCATTAGCGGAACGAGCCCATTGCGTTGGAACTGCCCTCCAGAAATCACGCAGTTGGTGTTACGGCAAGGCAATCAAACGTAA
- a CDS encoding response regulator, with the protein MAAKPKILCLCDSTNDSGVVAELRQDFEVTEVNNPLRVIAKLRNDPYSGLFITTSHQEVASRISNLLENEHILDGMPDGVAMLDRDNTIEWVNSCLQRWANRGDLVGQNFYAALNSPEILGPDYCPFHTAMSTGQASGSTLRTEDNRYFHVHAAPVLVPNSPPNNLIVTVRDVTDEVIQRQKLDAIHRAGMELADLTTEEIFNMEVSERIELLKSNILHYTKDLLSFDVVEIRLLDQRTGELVPLLSVGIDKEAAERELYAQSTNNGVTGFVASTGKSYLCEDTSKDPLYLEGFKGAKSSLTVPLLLHDQVIGSFNVESPEPQAFTNSDLQFLEIFCRDLAVALNTLELLVAQQANTAQASVEAIHSAVALPIDEILNDAVNVMQRYIGHDEEVVEKLKNIIQNSRDIKRVIQRVGEKMTPAKAVPASAKQEQRPLLKSARVLVADADESVRSAAHALLDRYGCDVETAHDGAEAICMVRAGLHSSGYDVIISDVHLPDMSGHQLMVKLGGIITPVPMILMTGFGYDPGHSIVKARQAGLLPNAVLYKPFRLDQLVETVERVMTAFASTPSP; encoded by the coding sequence TTGGCGGCGAAACCCAAAATCCTGTGTCTGTGCGATTCGACCAACGATTCTGGTGTCGTTGCGGAGCTTCGCCAGGATTTTGAAGTCACGGAAGTGAATAACCCACTTCGCGTGATTGCCAAACTTCGAAATGACCCTTACAGCGGCTTATTCATTACGACCTCGCACCAAGAGGTGGCAAGCCGCATCAGTAACCTGCTTGAGAACGAGCATATTCTTGACGGCATGCCTGATGGTGTCGCGATGCTCGACCGAGACAACACCATCGAGTGGGTGAATTCCTGTTTGCAGCGATGGGCTAATCGTGGTGACCTGGTTGGCCAAAACTTCTATGCGGCACTAAACAGTCCCGAGATACTAGGCCCTGACTACTGTCCCTTCCACACGGCTATGTCTACAGGGCAAGCAAGCGGGTCGACGCTCCGCACGGAAGACAATCGTTACTTCCACGTGCACGCGGCCCCTGTACTTGTTCCCAACAGTCCGCCGAATAACCTCATCGTTACCGTCAGAGACGTTACCGATGAAGTCATTCAGCGACAAAAGCTTGATGCCATCCACCGTGCAGGGATGGAACTTGCCGATCTCACGACCGAAGAAATCTTCAACATGGAGGTTTCCGAGCGGATCGAACTACTGAAGAGTAACATCCTGCACTACACCAAGGATTTGCTCAGCTTCGATGTCGTTGAAATTCGTCTTCTCGACCAGCGCACCGGAGAACTCGTTCCGCTCTTGTCTGTCGGTATCGATAAAGAAGCGGCTGAACGAGAACTATACGCTCAAAGCACGAACAACGGCGTGACTGGCTTCGTGGCCTCGACCGGCAAGAGCTACCTTTGCGAAGACACAAGCAAGGATCCGCTCTACCTCGAAGGCTTCAAAGGCGCAAAAAGCTCTTTGACGGTTCCTCTGCTGCTGCACGATCAGGTAATTGGATCTTTCAATGTTGAGAGTCCAGAACCTCAAGCATTCACCAACAGCGACTTGCAGTTTCTCGAGATCTTCTGTCGTGACCTTGCGGTCGCATTGAACACACTCGAGCTTCTCGTCGCCCAGCAAGCCAACACGGCACAGGCCAGTGTCGAAGCGATTCACAGTGCCGTGGCTTTGCCTATCGACGAAATCTTGAACGATGCCGTGAACGTGATGCAGCGTTATATCGGCCACGACGAGGAAGTCGTCGAAAAACTGAAGAACATCATTCAGAATAGCCGCGATATTAAACGTGTGATTCAGCGTGTTGGCGAAAAGATGACGCCCGCCAAGGCCGTTCCCGCCTCCGCGAAACAAGAGCAGCGTCCTTTGCTCAAATCGGCTCGAGTTCTAGTGGCCGATGCCGATGAATCAGTCCGCAGTGCAGCCCACGCCTTGTTGGATCGTTACGGCTGTGACGTTGAAACAGCCCACGATGGTGCTGAAGCGATTTGCATGGTTCGGGCAGGCCTACATTCGTCCGGATACGATGTCATTATCAGCGATGTTCACCTGCCAGACATGTCAGGCCATCAGCTGATGGTTAAATTGGGCGGCATTATCACCCCCGTCCCTATGATCTTAATGACCGGCTTCGGCTACGATCCTGGTCACTCGATTGTTAAAGCCCGTCAAGCTGGTCTTCTACCTAATGCGGTTCTCTACAAGCCGTTTCGACTTGACCAACTAGTCGAAACGGTCGAACGAGTCATGACCGCGTTCGCCAGTACCCCGTCGCCGTAG